In Micromonospora sp. LH3U1, one genomic interval encodes:
- a CDS encoding DUF2786 domain-containing protein, producing MSEAMLSKVRKLLAQAEDPACTPAEAAAFTAKATELIARYGVDRALLAARDPTTDPVGDRVLDIVAPYARDKVGLLAAVAEPLRCRCVRRRQGNGFALHLFGFASDLERVDLLFTSLLVQAAHGLAATAVPADDHPAAFRRSWLAGFAQVIGGRLWAAETAAASESGAPSVALVLADRSDRVQRRLADEYPRLRTAPPRRLGGTGFGSGAEAGRHADLGRRDLGGNSAPERQLGR from the coding sequence ATGTCCGAGGCCATGCTCAGCAAGGTGCGCAAGCTGCTGGCCCAGGCCGAGGACCCGGCCTGCACGCCCGCCGAGGCGGCCGCGTTCACCGCCAAGGCGACCGAGCTGATCGCCCGCTACGGCGTCGACCGGGCGCTGCTCGCCGCCCGTGACCCGACCACCGATCCTGTGGGCGACCGGGTGCTGGACATCGTCGCCCCGTACGCCCGCGACAAGGTCGGCCTGCTCGCCGCAGTCGCCGAACCACTGCGCTGCCGCTGCGTGCGCCGCCGGCAGGGCAACGGCTTCGCGCTGCACCTGTTCGGGTTCGCCAGCGACCTGGAACGGGTCGACCTGCTCTTCACCTCACTGCTCGTGCAGGCGGCGCACGGCCTGGCCGCCACTGCGGTGCCCGCGGACGACCACCCGGCCGCCTTCCGCCGGTCCTGGCTGGCCGGTTTCGCGCAGGTGATCGGGGGCCGGCTCTGGGCGGCCGAGACAGCCGCAGCCAGCGAGTCGGGCGCGCCGTCGGTGGCGCTGGTGCTGGCCGACCGCTCCGATCGGGTGCAGCGACGGCTCGCCGACGAGTACCCGCGGCTGCGCACCGCGCCGCCACGCCGGCTGGGCGGCACCGGCTTCGGCTCGGGTGCGGAGGCCGGTCGTCACGCGGACCTGGGTCGCCGGGACCTCGGCGGCAACTCCGCCCCGGAACGGCAGCTCGGCCGCTGA